A part of Brassica rapa cultivar Chiifu-401-42 chromosome A05, CAAS_Brap_v3.01, whole genome shotgun sequence genomic DNA contains:
- the LOC103868229 gene encoding 40S ribosomal protein S3-2 has translation MATQISKKRKFVADGVFYAELNEVLTRELAEDGYSGVEVRVTPMRTEIIIRATRTQNVLGEKGRRIRELTSLVQKRFRFPQDSVELYAEKVANRGLCAIAQAESLRYKLLGGLAVRRACYGVLRFVMESGAKGCEVIVSGKLRAARAKSMKFKDGYMVSSGQPTKDYIDSAVRHVLLRQGVLGIKVKVMLDWDPKGINGPKTPLPDVVIIHAPKEEDVSSAPATVAAPAALLPEAPLTAVDYPEMIPVA, from the exons ATGGCGACGCAAATCAGCAAGAAGAGGAAG TTTGTAGCGGACGGTGTGTTCTACGCAGAGTTGAACGAGGTTCTGACTAGAGAGCTGGCAGAGGATGGTTACTCAGGTGTGGAGGTTAGGGTCACTCCCATGAGGACAGAGATTATCATCAGAGCCACCCGTACCCAAAATGTTCTCGGTGAGAAGGGAAGGAGAATCAGAGAGTTGACGTCCCTTGTCCAGAAGAGATTCAGGTTTCCTCAAGACAGTGTTGAGCTTTACGCTGAGAAGGTTGCCAACAGAGGTCTCTGTGCCATTGCTCAGGCTGAGTCTCTCCGTTACAAACTCCTCGGCGGTCTTGCCGTTCGCAG GGCATGCTATGGTGTCTTGAGATTCGTCATGGAGAGTGGCGCTAAGGGATGTGAG GTCATTGTGAGTGGAAAGCTCCGTGCAGCCCGTGCCAAGTCCATGAAATTCAAGGATGGTTACATGGTTTCCTCTGGTCAACCCACCAAGGATTACATCGACTCTGCAGTCAGACATGTTCTGCTCAGACAG GGTGTGCTCGGAATCAAGGTCAAGGTCATGCTTGACTGGGACCCTAAGGGAATAAATGGACCAAAGACACCACTGCCTGATGTTGTCATCATCCATGCTCCCAAGGAAGAAGATGTTAGCTCCGCACCTGCTACGGTTGCTGCTCCGGCTGCTCTTCTACCAGAAGCTCCCCTCACAGCCGTCGATTATCCTGAGATGATCCCTGTCGCCTAG
- the LOC103867867 gene encoding GDSL esterase/lipase At2g31550-like isoform X1: MSTSKTIALTLFLATTLFASCNAAANATTKPLFPAILIFGDSTVDTGNNNYPLNTIFKATHFPYGIDLPDHKANGRFSNGKLIPDILAGKFNIKQFVPPFLQPNLSDQEIVTGVCFASAGSGYDDLTSLSTQAIPVSEQPKMFRNYIARLKSIVGDKKAMEIINNALVVISAGTNDMVLNFYTIPTRRLEFPFISGYHEFILKRLDGFIGELYSLGARNIAIAGLPPIGCLPIQMTAKFRNIFRFCLEQENKDSVVYNQKLQKLLPQIQSSHTGSKIFYADIYNPIFDMMQNPSKYGIDTIFSCAASFHVLSTMISLMWNFLYLKQGLQRRREDVVEQGFWRQVSCVMFFLHRVRITLSFCSLTPFIHRKLPIIT; encoded by the exons ATGTCGACTTCTAAAACCATTGCCCTCACTCTATTCCTCGCGACAACACTATTCGCGTCCTGCAACGCAGCCGCAAACGCCACAACCAAACCTCTATTCCCAGCCATTCTAATCTTCGGCGACTCAACCGTGGACACAGGCAACAACAACTACCCTCTAAACACAATCTTCAAAGCTACACATTTTCCCTACGGCATTGACCTCCCAGACCACAAAGCCAACGGGAGATTCTCAAACGGGAAACTAATCCCCGACATACTCGCAGGCAAATTCAACATCAAACAGTTTGTTCCTCCTTTCTTACAACCAAACCTCTCCGACCAAGAGATTGTAACCGGAGTCTGTTTTGCATCAGCCGGTTCGGGTTACGATGACCTAACCAGCCTCTCCACTCAGGCCATTCCCGTCTCGGAACAACCCAAGATGTTCAGGAATTACATTGCTCGTCTTAAGAGTATCGTGGGAGACAAGAAAGCTATGGAGATTATAAACAACGCTTTGGTGGTTATAAGCGCAGGGACTAACGATATGGTCTTGAATTTTTACACCATTCCTACAAGGCGTCTTGAGTTTCCTTTTATCTCTGGTTACCATGAATTTATACTTAAGAGGCTTGATGGTTTCATCGGG GAGCTTTATAGTTTAGGTGCCCGGAACATTGCGATCGCAGGTTTACCTCCGATTGGTTGTTTACCGATTCAAATGACTGCTAAGTTCCGCAACATCTTTAGGTTTTGCTTAGAACAAGAGAACAAAGACTCTGTGGTATACAATCAGAAACTTCAAAAGCTATTACCTCAGATCCAATCATCACATACTGGAAGCAAGATCTTTTACGCTGATATATACAACCCTATTTTTGACATGATGCAAAACCCTAGCAAATACGGTATAGACACGATATTTTCTTGTGCCGCAAGTTTTCATGTATTGAGCACTATGATCTCACTCATGtggaattttttatatttaaaacagGGTTTACAGAGACGAAGAGAGGATGTTGTGGAACAGGGTTTTTGGAGACAAGTTTCATGTGTAATGTTTTTTCTCCATCGTGTCCGAATCACTCTGAGTTTTTGTTCTTTGACTCCATTCATCCATCGGAAGCTACCTATAATTACATAG
- the LOC103867867 gene encoding GDSL esterase/lipase At2g31540-like isoform X2, with translation MSTSKTIALTLFLATTLFASCNAAANATTKPLFPAILIFGDSTVDTGNNNYPLNTIFKATHFPYGIDLPDHKANGRFSNGKLIPDILAGKFNIKQFVPPFLQPNLSDQEIVTGVCFASAGSGYDDLTSLSTQAIPVSEQPKMFRNYIARLKSIVGDKKAMEIINNALVVISAGTNDMVLNFYTIPTRRLEFPFISGYHEFILKRLDGFIGELYSLGARNIAIAGLPPIGCLPIQMTAKFRNIFRFCLEQENKDSVVYNQKLQKLLPQIQSSHTGSKIFYADIYNPIFDMMQNPSKYGFTETKRGCCGTGFLETSFMCNVFSPSCPNHSEFLFFDSIHPSEATYNYIGDLLDTQVREWIAA, from the exons ATGTCGACTTCTAAAACCATTGCCCTCACTCTATTCCTCGCGACAACACTATTCGCGTCCTGCAACGCAGCCGCAAACGCCACAACCAAACCTCTATTCCCAGCCATTCTAATCTTCGGCGACTCAACCGTGGACACAGGCAACAACAACTACCCTCTAAACACAATCTTCAAAGCTACACATTTTCCCTACGGCATTGACCTCCCAGACCACAAAGCCAACGGGAGATTCTCAAACGGGAAACTAATCCCCGACATACTCGCAGGCAAATTCAACATCAAACAGTTTGTTCCTCCTTTCTTACAACCAAACCTCTCCGACCAAGAGATTGTAACCGGAGTCTGTTTTGCATCAGCCGGTTCGGGTTACGATGACCTAACCAGCCTCTCCACTCAGGCCATTCCCGTCTCGGAACAACCCAAGATGTTCAGGAATTACATTGCTCGTCTTAAGAGTATCGTGGGAGACAAGAAAGCTATGGAGATTATAAACAACGCTTTGGTGGTTATAAGCGCAGGGACTAACGATATGGTCTTGAATTTTTACACCATTCCTACAAGGCGTCTTGAGTTTCCTTTTATCTCTGGTTACCATGAATTTATACTTAAGAGGCTTGATGGTTTCATCGGG GAGCTTTATAGTTTAGGTGCCCGGAACATTGCGATCGCAGGTTTACCTCCGATTGGTTGTTTACCGATTCAAATGACTGCTAAGTTCCGCAACATCTTTAGGTTTTGCTTAGAACAAGAGAACAAAGACTCTGTGGTATACAATCAGAAACTTCAAAAGCTATTACCTCAGATCCAATCATCACATACTGGAAGCAAGATCTTTTACGCTGATATATACAACCCTATTTTTGACATGATGCAAAACCCTAGCAAATACG GGTTTACAGAGACGAAGAGAGGATGTTGTGGAACAGGGTTTTTGGAGACAAGTTTCATGTGTAATGTTTTTTCTCCATCGTGTCCGAATCACTCTGAGTTTTTGTTCTTTGACTCCATTCATCCATCGGAAGCTACCTATAATTACATAGGAGACTTGCTCGATACTCAGGTCCGTGAGTGGATTGCGGCTTAA